Proteins from one Aquila chrysaetos chrysaetos chromosome 5, bAquChr1.4, whole genome shotgun sequence genomic window:
- the LLGL2 gene encoding LLGL scribble cell polarity complex component 2 isoform X1: MARAGRSTYAKDFWCQDTTARKMRRFLRPGHDPVRERLKRDLFQFNKTVEHGFPHQPSALGYSPFLRLMAIGTRSGAIKLYGAPGVEFMGLHEENNTVMQIHFIPDQCQLVTLLDDNSLHLWSLKQHSGASELREEHRFTLKGPPGSPPSATQVTAVLPHSSREVLYLGTESGNIFVVELPSFRVLEDRTITSEAVLQRVPEDYCNRRSCELVEALREHPKNPDQILIGYSRGLIVLWDLQNNKVTHHFLGSQQLENLYWQRDGSKFISCHYDGSYTQWPVSSDNRHPEPLENFVPYGPFPCKAISKIYWQTTKNGLPYIIFQGGMPRASYGDRHSISVVHGSQQTAFDFTSRVIDFFIIFSSEPTAEFDDPFAMVVLAEEELVVIDLKTAGWPAVHPPYLASLHCSAITCSHHVSNIPLKLWERIISAGSKQNIHYSSMPWPIDGGTNIAPDPPQRDLLLTGHEDGTVRFWDASGVCLHLLYKLSTVRVFLTDADPNDNMNPLGEDEWPPLRKVGTFDPYSDDPRLGIQKIYLCKYSGYLAVAGTAGQVLVMELNDEDAEHVVDHAEADLLQDQEGYRWKGHEKLKTRDGPVRFEAGFQPFVLVQCQPPAVVTSLALHSEWKLVAFGTSHGFGLFDHQQKRLVFVKCTLHPSDQLALEGPLSRVKSLKKSLRQSFRRIRRSRVSGRKRRGGSGNASEVQEANAKFDQDTLQEMELAPVQRKIEARSAEDSFTGFVRTLYFADTFLRDSSRHCPSLWAGTNGGTVYAFCLRVPPAERRMDEPVRAEQAKEIQLMHRAPVVGILVLDGRSNPLPEPLEVAHDLSKSPDMQGSHQLLVVSEEQFKVFTLPKVSSKLKLKLTALEGCRVRKVTVANFGSCKTDDYSENDLAVLTNLGDIQIISLPFLKLQIRYPCIRKEDVSGIASCVFTKYGQGFYLISPSEFERFSLSTKWLVEPRCVVDMPEVTSNNHVHNKSGMENAVRKSRGSGRSSGDYGEDERKSERLMEHALLNDEKVLKEIQSTLEGGRGRDHIPTSQRNRTLSIRIQELCRKKFGKKSIRTRTK; encoded by the exons GATTTTTGGTGCCAAGATACTACAGCAAGGAAGATGAGAAGGTTCTTAAGACCCGGACATGATCCAGTGAGAGAGAGGCTTAAACGCGACCTTTTCCAGTTTAACAAG ACTGTGGAACATGGATTTCCCCATCAACCCAGCGCACTGGGCTATAGCCCATTTCTCCGCCTTATGGCCATTGGAACGCGATCGGGAGCCATCAAACT ATATGGTGCTCCTGGGGTGGAGTTCATGGGTTTACATGAAGAAAACAATACTGTAATGCAGATTCACTTTATACCTGATCAG TGCCAGCTGGTGACACTGCTAGATGATAACAGCTTGCATCTCTGGAGCCTGAAGCAGCACAGTGGAGCATCTGAGCTGCGGGAGGAGCACCGCTTCACGTTGAAAGGGCCACCTGG GTCTCCACCGAGTGCCACACAGGTAACAGCTGTCCTTCCCCATTCCTCACGGGAAGTCCTGTATCTTGGCACAGAGAGCGGCAACATCTTTGTAGTGGAGCTTCCATCATTCAGAGTGCTAGAGGACAGGACCATAACCTCTGAGGCTGTGCTGCAGCG ggtACCGGAAGATTACTGTAACAGGCGATCATGTGAATTGGTGGAAGCCCTTCGGGAGCATCCTAAGAACCCTGACCAGATCCTGATTGGATACAGCAGGGGCTTGATTGTCCTCTGGGACCTACAGAATAACAAAGTGACACACCATTTCCTGGGCAGCCAG CAACTGGAGAACCTCTACTGGCAGAGGGATGGCAGTAAATTCATTAGTTGTCACTATGATGGAAGTTACACCCAGTGGCCAGTATCCAGTGACAACAGGCATCCTGAGCCTCTGGAAAACTTTGTGCCTTATG GTCCTTTTCCTTGCAAGGCCATCTCCAAGATCTACTGgcagacaacaaaaaatgg GCTTCCTTACATTATATTCCAAGGAGGGATGCCCCGGGCTAGCTATGGTGACCGGCACAGTATCTCAGTTGTCCATGGCAGTCAGCAAACAGCCTTTGACTTCACATCACGGGTCATAGACTTCTTTATAATCTTCAGTTCAGAGCCTACTGCAG AGTTTGATGACCCTTTTGCTATGGTGGTGCTGGCAGAAGAAGAGCTGGTAGTTATAGACTTGAAAACTGCAGGCTGGCCAGCAGTCCATCCTCCATACCTGGCTTCTCTCCATTGCTCAGCCATCACCTGCTCACACCATGTCTCCAACATCCCACTGAAACTGTGGGAGAGGATTATCAGTGCTGGGAGCAAGCAGAACATTCACTACTCGAGTATG CCGTGGCCGATTGATGGTGGCACCAACATAGCTCCAGATCCTCCACAGAGGGACTTGCTTCTAACAGG GCATGAAGATGGTACTGTGCGGTTTTGGGATGCATCTGGTGTCTGCTTACATCTCCTTTATAAGCTAAGCACAGTGAGAGTATTTCTCACAGATGCTGATCCCAATGACAATATGAACCCCCTGGGTGAGGATGAATGGCCTCCACTTCGCAAG GTTGGTACCTTCGACCCTTACAGCGATGATCCTAGACTTGGGATCCAGAAGATCTACCTGTGTAAATACAGTGGATACTTGGCTGTAGCTGGTACAGCAGGACAG GTACTGGTGATGGAACTGAATGATGAAGATGCAGAACATGTTGTGGACCATGCTGAAGCAGATCTCCTGCAGGACCAAGAGGGCTATCGATGGAAAGGTCACGAAAAATTAAAGACTCGAGATGGACCTGTTCGATTTGAAGCTGGTTTTCAGCCATTTGTTCTTGTCCAATGTCAACCACCAGCTGTGGTCACCTCATTGGCCCTTCACTCTGAATGGAAGCTTGTGGCCTTTGGTACCAGTCATGGTTTTGGGCTTTTTGACCACCAGCAAAAACGACTGGTCTTTGTCAA GTGTACACTGCATCCCAGTGACCAATTGGCCTTAGAAGGCCCACTGTCTCGGGTGAAATCCTTGAAGAAGTCCCTCCGTCAGTCATTCAGGCGGATCAGAAGAAGCCGGGTGTCTGGTAGGAAGCGACGAGGAGGTAGTGGAAATGCCTCAGAG GTGCAAGAAGCAAATGCCAAATTTGACCAAGACACATTGCAGGAAATGGAACTGGCTCCAGTCCAGCGGAAGATTGAAGCCCGGTCTGCAGAAGACTCTTTCACTGGCTTTGTGCGAACTTTATATTTTGCTGATACCTTCTTGAGAGACA GCTCCCGCCACTGCCCGTCCTTGTGGGCAGGCACCAATGGAGGTACAGTCTATGCCTTCTGTTTACGTGTTCCTCCAGCAGAGAGGAGGATGGATGAACCTgtcagggcagagcagg CCAAAGAGATTCAGCTGATGCACAGGGCTCCTGTTGTGGGTATACTTGTCTTGGATGGACGGAGCAATCCCCTCCCAGAACCTCTAGAAGTAGCACATGACCTTTCTAAGAGTCCCGATATGCAAGGAAGCCATCAACTGTTGGTGGTGTCTGAAGAGCAATTTAAG GTATTCACATTACCCAAGGTTAGCTCCAAACTTAAGCTCAAGCTGACAGCCCTGGAAGGCTGTAGGGTACGAAAGGTGACGGTTGCAAACTTTGGCAGCTGCAAGACTGATGATTACAGTGAGAATGACCTGGCTGTCCTGACTAACCTGGGAGACATTCAGATTATCTCGCTGCCCTTCCTCAAGTTACAGATCCGCTACCCTTGCATCCGCAAAGAGGATGTGAGTGGCATTGCATCCTGTGTCTTCACCAAATATGGTCAAG GTTTCTATCTGATCTCACCGTCGGAGTTTGAGAGGTTTTCCCTTTCTACCAAATGGTTAGTGGAGCCCCGGTGCGTTGTGGACATGCCAGAAGTTACAAGCAACAATCATGTACACAACAAGTCTGGCATGGAGAATGCTGTAAGAAAATCCAG gGGATCAGGAAGGAGTTCAGGTGACTATGGAGAAGATG AAAGGAAGTCTGAGAGGCTGATGGAACATGCCTTACTCAATGACGAAA aagtCCTGAAGGAGATCCAGAGTACTCTGGAGGGGGGCAGAGG GAGAGATCACATTCCCACATCCCAAAGGAACAGGACTCTGAGTATTCGCATACAG GAGCtatgcagaaagaaatttggCAAGAAGTCCATTAGGACACGGACTAAGTAA
- the LLGL2 gene encoding LLGL scribble cell polarity complex component 2 isoform X4, protein MRRFLRPGHDPVRERLKRDLFQFNKTVEHGFPHQPSALGYSPFLRLMAIGTRSGAIKLYGAPGVEFMGLHEENNTVMQIHFIPDQCQLVTLLDDNSLHLWSLKQHSGASELREEHRFTLKGPPGSPPSATQVTAVLPHSSREVLYLGTESGNIFVVELPSFRVLEDRTITSEAVLQRVPEDYCNRRSCELVEALREHPKNPDQILIGYSRGLIVLWDLQNNKVTHHFLGSQQLENLYWQRDGSKFISCHYDGSYTQWPVSSDNRHPEPLENFVPYGPFPCKAISKIYWQTTKNGLPYIIFQGGMPRASYGDRHSISVVHGSQQTAFDFTSRVIDFFIIFSSEPTAEFDDPFAMVVLAEEELVVIDLKTAGWPAVHPPYLASLHCSAITCSHHVSNIPLKLWERIISAGSKQNIHYSSMPWPIDGGTNIAPDPPQRDLLLTGHEDGTVRFWDASGVCLHLLYKLSTVRVFLTDADPNDNMNPLGEDEWPPLRKVGTFDPYSDDPRLGIQKIYLCKYSGYLAVAGTAGQVLVMELNDEDAEHVVDHAEADLLQDQEGYRWKGHEKLKTRDGPVRFEAGFQPFVLVQCQPPAVVTSLALHSEWKLVAFGTSHGFGLFDHQQKRLVFVKCTLHPSDQLALEGPLSRVKSLKKSLRQSFRRIRRSRVSGRKRRGGSGNASEVQEANAKFDQDTLQEMELAPVQRKIEARSAEDSFTGFVRTLYFADTFLRDSSRHCPSLWAGTNGGTVYAFCLRVPPAERRMDEPVRAEQAKEIQLMHRAPVVGILVLDGRSNPLPEPLEVAHDLSKSPDMQGSHQLLVVSEEQFKVFTLPKVSSKLKLKLTALEGCRVRKVTVANFGSCKTDDYSENDLAVLTNLGDIQIISLPFLKLQIRYPCIRKEDVSGIASCVFTKYGQGFYLISPSEFERFSLSTKWLVEPRCVVDMPEVTSNNHVHNKSGMENAVRKSRGSGRSSGDYGEDERKSERLMEHALLNDEKVLKEIQSTLEGGRGRDHIPTSQRNRTLSIRIQELCRKKFGKKSIRTRTK, encoded by the exons ATGAGAAGGTTCTTAAGACCCGGACATGATCCAGTGAGAGAGAGGCTTAAACGCGACCTTTTCCAGTTTAACAAG ACTGTGGAACATGGATTTCCCCATCAACCCAGCGCACTGGGCTATAGCCCATTTCTCCGCCTTATGGCCATTGGAACGCGATCGGGAGCCATCAAACT ATATGGTGCTCCTGGGGTGGAGTTCATGGGTTTACATGAAGAAAACAATACTGTAATGCAGATTCACTTTATACCTGATCAG TGCCAGCTGGTGACACTGCTAGATGATAACAGCTTGCATCTCTGGAGCCTGAAGCAGCACAGTGGAGCATCTGAGCTGCGGGAGGAGCACCGCTTCACGTTGAAAGGGCCACCTGG GTCTCCACCGAGTGCCACACAGGTAACAGCTGTCCTTCCCCATTCCTCACGGGAAGTCCTGTATCTTGGCACAGAGAGCGGCAACATCTTTGTAGTGGAGCTTCCATCATTCAGAGTGCTAGAGGACAGGACCATAACCTCTGAGGCTGTGCTGCAGCG ggtACCGGAAGATTACTGTAACAGGCGATCATGTGAATTGGTGGAAGCCCTTCGGGAGCATCCTAAGAACCCTGACCAGATCCTGATTGGATACAGCAGGGGCTTGATTGTCCTCTGGGACCTACAGAATAACAAAGTGACACACCATTTCCTGGGCAGCCAG CAACTGGAGAACCTCTACTGGCAGAGGGATGGCAGTAAATTCATTAGTTGTCACTATGATGGAAGTTACACCCAGTGGCCAGTATCCAGTGACAACAGGCATCCTGAGCCTCTGGAAAACTTTGTGCCTTATG GTCCTTTTCCTTGCAAGGCCATCTCCAAGATCTACTGgcagacaacaaaaaatgg GCTTCCTTACATTATATTCCAAGGAGGGATGCCCCGGGCTAGCTATGGTGACCGGCACAGTATCTCAGTTGTCCATGGCAGTCAGCAAACAGCCTTTGACTTCACATCACGGGTCATAGACTTCTTTATAATCTTCAGTTCAGAGCCTACTGCAG AGTTTGATGACCCTTTTGCTATGGTGGTGCTGGCAGAAGAAGAGCTGGTAGTTATAGACTTGAAAACTGCAGGCTGGCCAGCAGTCCATCCTCCATACCTGGCTTCTCTCCATTGCTCAGCCATCACCTGCTCACACCATGTCTCCAACATCCCACTGAAACTGTGGGAGAGGATTATCAGTGCTGGGAGCAAGCAGAACATTCACTACTCGAGTATG CCGTGGCCGATTGATGGTGGCACCAACATAGCTCCAGATCCTCCACAGAGGGACTTGCTTCTAACAGG GCATGAAGATGGTACTGTGCGGTTTTGGGATGCATCTGGTGTCTGCTTACATCTCCTTTATAAGCTAAGCACAGTGAGAGTATTTCTCACAGATGCTGATCCCAATGACAATATGAACCCCCTGGGTGAGGATGAATGGCCTCCACTTCGCAAG GTTGGTACCTTCGACCCTTACAGCGATGATCCTAGACTTGGGATCCAGAAGATCTACCTGTGTAAATACAGTGGATACTTGGCTGTAGCTGGTACAGCAGGACAG GTACTGGTGATGGAACTGAATGATGAAGATGCAGAACATGTTGTGGACCATGCTGAAGCAGATCTCCTGCAGGACCAAGAGGGCTATCGATGGAAAGGTCACGAAAAATTAAAGACTCGAGATGGACCTGTTCGATTTGAAGCTGGTTTTCAGCCATTTGTTCTTGTCCAATGTCAACCACCAGCTGTGGTCACCTCATTGGCCCTTCACTCTGAATGGAAGCTTGTGGCCTTTGGTACCAGTCATGGTTTTGGGCTTTTTGACCACCAGCAAAAACGACTGGTCTTTGTCAA GTGTACACTGCATCCCAGTGACCAATTGGCCTTAGAAGGCCCACTGTCTCGGGTGAAATCCTTGAAGAAGTCCCTCCGTCAGTCATTCAGGCGGATCAGAAGAAGCCGGGTGTCTGGTAGGAAGCGACGAGGAGGTAGTGGAAATGCCTCAGAG GTGCAAGAAGCAAATGCCAAATTTGACCAAGACACATTGCAGGAAATGGAACTGGCTCCAGTCCAGCGGAAGATTGAAGCCCGGTCTGCAGAAGACTCTTTCACTGGCTTTGTGCGAACTTTATATTTTGCTGATACCTTCTTGAGAGACA GCTCCCGCCACTGCCCGTCCTTGTGGGCAGGCACCAATGGAGGTACAGTCTATGCCTTCTGTTTACGTGTTCCTCCAGCAGAGAGGAGGATGGATGAACCTgtcagggcagagcagg CCAAAGAGATTCAGCTGATGCACAGGGCTCCTGTTGTGGGTATACTTGTCTTGGATGGACGGAGCAATCCCCTCCCAGAACCTCTAGAAGTAGCACATGACCTTTCTAAGAGTCCCGATATGCAAGGAAGCCATCAACTGTTGGTGGTGTCTGAAGAGCAATTTAAG GTATTCACATTACCCAAGGTTAGCTCCAAACTTAAGCTCAAGCTGACAGCCCTGGAAGGCTGTAGGGTACGAAAGGTGACGGTTGCAAACTTTGGCAGCTGCAAGACTGATGATTACAGTGAGAATGACCTGGCTGTCCTGACTAACCTGGGAGACATTCAGATTATCTCGCTGCCCTTCCTCAAGTTACAGATCCGCTACCCTTGCATCCGCAAAGAGGATGTGAGTGGCATTGCATCCTGTGTCTTCACCAAATATGGTCAAG GTTTCTATCTGATCTCACCGTCGGAGTTTGAGAGGTTTTCCCTTTCTACCAAATGGTTAGTGGAGCCCCGGTGCGTTGTGGACATGCCAGAAGTTACAAGCAACAATCATGTACACAACAAGTCTGGCATGGAGAATGCTGTAAGAAAATCCAG gGGATCAGGAAGGAGTTCAGGTGACTATGGAGAAGATG AAAGGAAGTCTGAGAGGCTGATGGAACATGCCTTACTCAATGACGAAA aagtCCTGAAGGAGATCCAGAGTACTCTGGAGGGGGGCAGAGG GAGAGATCACATTCCCACATCCCAAAGGAACAGGACTCTGAGTATTCGCATACAG GAGCtatgcagaaagaaatttggCAAGAAGTCCATTAGGACACGGACTAAGTAA